Proteins encoded within one genomic window of Patescibacteria group bacterium:
- a CDS encoding DUF5661 family protein, whose amino-acid sequence MSEKKNFTVDEAKTIGDQLGVSWEAFDVDQFRRGMDVELEHGLVDQHTNVTNNDPLMTGKIALAHLNEYADYYDRLDKLEEEAKAYWSGRN is encoded by the coding sequence ATGTCTGAGAAAAAAAATTTTACTGTTGACGAGGCAAAAACAATAGGGGATCAACTGGGGGTTTCTTGGGAAGCGTTTGACGTTGATCAGTTCCGCCGCGGTATGGACGTTGAGTTGGAGCATGGACTAGTAGATCAACACACAAACGTTACTAACAATGATCCGTTAATGACTGGTAAAATCGCTTTAGCGCACCTAAATGAGTATGCTGATTACTATGATCGTTTGGATAAGTTAGAAGAAGAAGCAAAAGCATATTGGAGTGGGCGAAATTAG